One Sphingomicrobium marinum genomic window carries:
- a CDS encoding DNA-3-methyladenine glycosylase family protein, whose product MVTTQTSLDDSLDYIASVEPAFARAMETYGRPEPRVRPTGHITLLRTIVGQQVSVAAANSMWNKLENKFGADPDLDAMCVADDDAMREAGLSRQKAGYCRSLASLVRAGDVCFQSLPEDDEEAIAELTKIKGIGRWSAEIYLLFSEGRKNVFPAGDLAVQVELGRLLNREERPPEKLVREWAEPWSPHRGAAAILAWHSYNAPPLG is encoded by the coding sequence ATGGTCACCACGCAGACGAGCCTCGACGACAGCCTCGATTATATCGCCAGCGTCGAACCCGCCTTCGCGCGGGCGATGGAAACCTATGGCCGCCCCGAACCCCGCGTTCGCCCCACGGGGCATATCACCTTGCTGCGCACGATCGTCGGCCAGCAGGTCAGCGTCGCCGCTGCAAATTCAATGTGGAACAAGCTAGAAAACAAGTTCGGCGCCGATCCCGATCTCGATGCGATGTGCGTCGCCGATGACGACGCGATGCGCGAGGCCGGACTGTCGCGCCAGAAAGCCGGCTATTGCCGCAGCCTCGCCTCGCTCGTGCGCGCCGGCGACGTCTGCTTCCAGAGCCTGCCCGAAGACGATGAAGAGGCGATCGCCGAGCTTACCAAGATCAAGGGCATCGGCCGCTGGTCGGCGGAAATATACCTGCTCTTTTCGGAAGGCCGCAAGAATGTCTTCCCGGCGGGCGACCTTGCCGTGCAGGTCGAGCTGGGGCGTCTCCTGAACCGCGAAGAACGCCCGCCCGAAAAGCTGGTGCGCGAATGGGCCGAGCCATGGTCACCGCATCGCGGGGCCGCCGCCATCCTCGCCTGGCACAGCTACAACGCGCCGCCCTTGGGCTAG